A genomic window from Lotus japonicus ecotype B-129 chromosome 1, LjGifu_v1.2 includes:
- the LOC130723410 gene encoding DELLA protein GAI1-like translates to MEMVSSSEGSTSGTTKTRDIDGLLAGVGYKVRSSELHQVAENIERLENAIVNSSADIPQLASDTVHYDPSNIGTWVDTLLSEFDHTASLPYDLSDDLAAAPPPQHHHHHQLITTVEEDSGIRLVHMLLTCADSLQRGDFHLAGSLIENMQGLLAHVSTDRGIGKVAGYFIDALTRRVLGLNKNGVLLGENDVLYYHYYEACPYLKFAHFTANQAILEAFNGHDCVHVIDFNLMQGLQWPALIQALALRPGGPPFLRLTGIGPPSSDDRDTLREIGLRLADLARSVNVRFAFRGVAAWRLEDVKPWMLQVSPKEAVAVNSIMQLHRLLGSESGIEAVLGWIQDLNPKIMTVVEQEANHNEDGLLERFTEALHYYSTVFDSLEGCPVEPDKALAEMYLQREICNVVCCEGTARVERHEPLAKWRERLGKAGFRPVHLGSNAFKQASMLLTLFSSEGYCVEEKEGCLTLGWHSRPLIAASAWQVVAVQETEALRLEH, encoded by the coding sequence ATGGAGATGGTTTCCTCCTCCGAGGGCAGTACTTCTGGTACAACCAAAACAAGAGACATTGATGGTCTCCTCGCCGGTGTCGGGTACAAAGTCCGGTCATCGGAGCTCCATCAAGTGGCGGAAAACATCGAACGCCTCGAAAACGCCATCGTGAACTCATCCGCCGACATACCTCAGCTCGCTTCTGACACTGTTCACTACGATCCTTCCAACATAGGCACATGGGTGGACACACTCCTCTCCGAGTTCGACCACACCGCCTCCTTACCCTACGATCTCTCCGACGATCTCGCCGCCGCTCCTCCGCCACaacatcaccatcaccaccaactAATAACCACCGTGGAAGAAGACTCGGGGATAAGGCTCGTCCACATGCTGCTGACGTGTGCGGATTCCCTGCAACGTGGCGACTTCCATCTTGCTGGCTCTCTCATTGAAAACATGCAGGGTTTGTTGGCGCATGTTAGCACCGACCGCGGCATCGGAAAAGTCGCCGGCTACTTCATCGACGCCCTAACCCGCCGCGTGCTCGGTCTGAACAAAAACGGCGTCCTATTGGGGGAGAACGATGTACTCTATTATCACTACTACGAGGCTTGCCCATACCTCAAATTCGCTCACTTCACCGCAAACCAGGCCATCCTCGAAGCCTTCAACGGCCACGATTGCGTCCACGTCATTGACTTCAACCTCATGCAGGGTCTTCAATGGCCGGCGCTCATACAAGCCCTCGCTCTCCGCCCCGGCGGACCTCCTTTCTTGCGACTCACCGGCATTGGCCCTCCGTCGTCGGATGACCGCGACACGCTTCGCGAAATCGGGCTGCGGCTGGCCGATTTGGCGCGGTCGGTCAACGTCCGGTTCGCGTTTCGTGGTGTCGCGGCGTGGCGGCTGGAGGACGTGAAGCCGTGGATGCTCCAAGTGAGCCCGAAGGAGGCCGTGGCGGTGAACTCCATCATGCAGCTCCACCGCCTTCTCGGATCTGAATCCGGTATCGAAGCGGTGTTGGGTTGGATCCAGGATTTGAACCCGAAGATTATGACGGTTGTGGAGCAGGAAGCGAACCACAACGAGGATGGGTTGTTGGAGCGGTTCACGGAGGCACTACATTACTACTCGACCGTTTTTGACTCGTTGGAGGGGTGTCCGGTCGAACCGGATAAAGCGCTGGCCGAGATGTACCTACAAAGGGAGATATGCAATGTGGTGTGCTGCGAGGGAACGGCTCGGGTGGAGCGACACGAACCGCTGGCTAAGTGGAGGGAGCGGCTCGGGAAAGCCGGGTTCAGACCGGTTCATTTGGGTTCCAATGCATTCAAACAGGCAAGCATGTTGTTAACGCTGTTCTCATCAGAGGGTTACTGTGTGGAAGAGAAGGAAGGGTGTTTGACTCTCGGCTGGCATAGCCGCCCCCTTATTGCGGCTTCAGCTTGGCAAGTCGTTGCTGTGCAAGAGACTGAAGCGCTGCGTTTGGAGCACTAG